TGAAGAATCGGGACGCCTGTTACGTGCGGCGTTGGCAGAACTCGACACCCCCGAGCACGATTGAACCCATGAGTGATCTGTCCACCGTGGAAAAGATCGGCCTCCGACTGCTGCACATCCACGACCTGATCTACCAAAAGTCCAACGGGCTCATCGGGCATCGGATCCCCGGGATGCCGCCGAGCCTGTTGCTGCGCACCACGGGCGCCAAAACCGGCGAGCCGAGGATCAATACCCTGAGCTACGCCAGAGACGGCAAGGACTACCTGGTGGTCGCGTCGATGGGCGGCGCACCGCGCTCGCCGGGCTGGTATCACAATCTGAAAGCCCAT
The window above is part of the Mycolicibacterium fortuitum subsp. fortuitum genome. Proteins encoded here:
- a CDS encoding nitroreductase family deazaflavin-dependent oxidoreductase; protein product: MSDLSTVEKIGLRLLHIHDLIYQKSNGLIGHRIPGMPPSLLLRTTGAKTGEPRINTLSYARDGKDYLVVASMGGAPRSPGWYHNLKAHPRIEINVGTRRLSVTAKPVLPDDPDYQRLWKIVNDNNSHRYEAYQKKTTRPIPIVVLTP